From Maylandia zebra isolate NMK-2024a linkage group LG11, Mzebra_GT3a, whole genome shotgun sequence, one genomic window encodes:
- the virma gene encoding protein virilizer homolog isoform X4, giving the protein MAGDPSTELLFLDTFKHQSAELTNIDVVRFPCGVLITEVRVIPPGIKAHSNLPDSRAFGETSPHAFQLELFFNNVTKPNSPTFHRLGSLEYDENKSIVFRPSGKVNTDGLVLRGWYTTLTVAVYGTAERPHGHDQDSPPPPPPPPPQQPSGLKRILKQEWEKDDQYNGSPPRPAPRGPRTPPGPPPPDDDDEEQVQMTVGVAKEEPTEGRDDYLENVSPERSLPADETYSDAEQEEEAEEEEEEEEQEEEEDTRTEGSAPEEEDEEEEEEDEDNDGYEQISSDEDDLDNGSFKLQNFDMDYTPEDLASVPPVQYDPYERELRPLLYFTPPYKTRFDIQFEKATVEEPKEAGGAEGPAGGEEAEAVAQLKELLASIGDDRDARWVSALEEAPGLLAKGLAYLVKRGEGEIEDSVRVLVQWTLQALSMEVALKQPIALNLRQLKAGAKLASYLAECPQGLTMLLHEGVLNVLLELLHTDHVSSTLKLSILRALDALISAPAGVEAFLHAGNSEKSGYQRLVQLFLHEETVRVITAGNAILQKSHMYEVLVDLQHAAAALSEPQQEEMDDAESPMEEEPSLSSTALSEAELDRLAGALEELHHLLETAPHCMVQPPGKAFPTTARITGPQERDNPYPSLYRYMHACHFLESTTVVLSAAAAAGHLGVTQAVRELLRFLSLTQSGLLFLLAQPTPTNLLLRLLASMAESEAEESMCTGGEAGLIGPGCGEEGFGVWLIQALHALQGVSELMSHVATGGDGGAGLDEGDNPDILGTLHALYLMTFTQTGRSAVAHVFSLDNNLSCLVTLLQHHSKDGQGEGKARKAVTYNYACMLVLLVVQNSNELRMMEQYAAPLLSIAKADDTNAKLQELSKWLEPVEKLRFEIGSIPTLIDYIKQNVENVLTAEGTGLVTALRVLCHIACPPPAVEGQQRDLKWSLAGVQLFSGEGLDTCVRVLQKLCSVLLQPWRVHGHMGPTPQRCMILSICISTLRLLRTMLTELLRGGAFQFRDTRVASVLVTLHMIVCSIPASGRLDGEETRVQVLIVDVLLTFTQGVNEEVTHTEETLASNTWSLMLKEVLSSLLKASEGLFSGLTLLSELLPLPLPMHSTQVTSVQDVAVALNTRKLWSMHIRAQWKVFSEAFKCVCTTTCPPLLAILRRVCVQLADLSSPTATHIMKTLLELLLEELQPAEGKSVSWAQVLRLLSLMDTLVSQRACKSATLHLLSGSVSGDEQLADLFPLLLSLLVPPTDHSIHQQQCSVLVGTILQSLCDQDISLVVSPPGESCVSEAEQLANALPGREMMSSVCSSLLEVLGNAESSVPLLLTCIRTLTFLTEHDYGLYHLKVALKKHGAGLCSLLKRLVLSFNKDSADLLSSLLDFLRQILHTEPMCAEEGHGSSEDPAFVPPRLLSGSEMKALLQWEESESHPIPALEKQIAKLCTDDDSLETMLENVIALRQTLQAATNTPPAADTEPTLPAPETLGAQFNHRTVFILSEALDEQLKALWFSPFQTDDIETDLDMVKVDLVGLAQECCPELDLKAELERSFLSEPSSPGHTKPTKGFRLGKHKHETFITSSGKSDYVEPAKRAHIMAAPRGRGGRGGFGQNVSRPHDIFRLRKQNTSRPPSMHVDDFVAAEFKDITTPLGLLPPKRPPKSAPKPPTRGLFTGNRGRATFHSQTRFFTPPQPKGVLLSGNYTRREGGRGSSWSGQVPAVTHRGTYSEPRGGQSNFTRGPLPSRQSPASVIGGKKSLIHSFHTSGAYRLALRDRAPRGRGGTGLSWISGGGGGGGAGGGVGGGGGGGRGSQGSKFSGGGGSGGGRGRHVRSFTR; this is encoded by the exons ATGGCGGGGGACCCTTCAACGGAGCTTCTTTTTCTGGATACGTTTAAGCATCAGAGTGCAGAG TTAACCAACATAGACGTGGTGCGGTTTCCTTGCGGGGtgctgatcacagaggtgcggGTCATTCCTCCAGGGATCAAAGCTCATAGTAACCTACCTGACAGCAGAGCGTTTGG agAGACTTCTCCTCATGCCTTCCAGTTGGAGCTGTTCTTCAATAATGTTACCAAACCCAACAGCCCCACCTTCCACAGACTGGGCAG TTTGGAATATGATGAAAACAAGTCCATTGTGTTCAGACCCAGCGGAAAG GTGAATACAGATGGCCTAGTGTTGCGTGGCTGGTACACAACTCTGACTGTTGCGGTGTACGGGACAGCGGAGCGGCCGCATGGACACGACCAAGActcacctcctccccctccaccaccaccccctCAACAGCCCAGCGGGCTCAAGAGGATCCTTAAACAAG AGTGGGAAAAAGATGACCAGTACAATGGCAGCCCACCAAGACCAGCACCCAGAGGGCCTCGCACCCCACCTGGTCCTCCACCCccggatgatgatgatgaggagcaGGTTCAAATGACGG TGGGCGTGGCCAAGGAAGAGCCGACCGAGGGCCGTGACGACTACCTGGAGAACGTGTCGCCTGAAAGATCGCTGCCCGCTGACGAGACGTACTCGGATGCtgaacaagaagaagaggccgaggaggaggaggaagaggaggagcaggaggaggaagaagatacACGGACTGAGGGGAGTGCgccggaggaggaggatgaagaagaggaggaggaggatgagg ATAATGATGGCTATGAACAGATTTCCAGCGATGAGGACGATCTGGATAACGGCAGCTTCAAGTTGCAGAACTTTGACATGGACTACACTCCTGAGGATCTTGCATCTGTTCCACCGGTCCAGTACGACCCATATGAACGAGAACTCCGACCCTTGCTCTACTTCACGCCTCCATACAAAACTCGCTTTGATATACAGTTTGAGAAGGCCACTGTGGAGGAGCCCAAGGAGGCAGGTGGAGCAGAAGGACCAGCAGGAGGAGAGGAAGCTGAGGCTGTGGCTCAGCTGAAAGAACTCTTAGCTAGTATTGGTGATGACAGAGATGCACGATGGGTCAGTGCTCTGGAAGAGGCTCCTGGACTTCTGGCCAAAGGGTTGGCTTATTTAGTTAAaaggggagagggagagatagaGGACTCTGTTAGAGTTTTAGTCCAGTGGACTCTCCAAGCTCTCAGTATGGAGGTTGCTCTCAAACAGCCCATTGCCCTTAACCTCAGACAGCTGAAGGCTGGTGCTAAGCTAGCTTCATACCTGGCAGAGTGTCCTCAGGGTCTCACGATGCTGCTGCATGAAGGGGTTCTGAATGTGCTGCTGGAGCTGCTCCATACAGACCACGTCTCCTCCACACTGAAGCTGAGTATCCTAAGAGCTTTGGATGCTCTGATCAGCGCTCCTGCAGGGGTGGAGGCCTTCCTACATGCAGGAAATTCAGAGAAGAGTGGCTACCAG CGTCTGGTCCAGCTGTTCCTGCATGAGGAAACGGTGAGGGTCATAACAGCTGGAAATGCTATATTACAGAAAAGCCACATGTATGAGGTGCTGgttgacctacagcatgcagcAGCTGCATTGAGTGAACCACAACAG gaggagatggatgaTGCAGAGAGCCCTATGGAAGAGGAGCCTTCGCTAAGCTCCACCGCTCTGAGTGAGGCAGAGCTCGATAGGTTGGCAGGTGCTTTGGAAGAGCTACATCACCTGCTAGAAACAGCCCCTCATTGCATGGTGCAACCTCCTGGGAAAGCCTTCCCCACTACTGCTAGAATTACAGGGCCACAGGAGAGGGACAACCCCTACCCATCACTGTATAG GTATATGCATGCATGTCATTTTCTGGAGAGCACAACGGTGGTGTtgtcagcagctgctgcagccgGCCATCTTGGGGTCACTCAAGCTGTCAGAGAGCTTCTGCGCTTCCTGTCGCTCACCCAGTCGGGTCTGCTCTTCCTTCTCGCCCAGCCCACACCCACCAACCTGCTGTTGCGCCTCCTGGCGTCGATGGCAGAGTCCGAGGCAGAGGAGAGCATGTGTACTGGGGGAGAAGCGGGTCTGATTGGGCCAGGGTGCGGTGAAGAGGGCTTTGGCGTGTGGCTGATACAGGCCCTGCATGCTCTGCAAGGCGTGTCAGAACTCATGAGCCATGTGGCTACAGGAGGAGACGGTGGTGCAGGCCTAGATGAAGGTGACAATCCAGATATACTGGGCACGCTCCATGCGCTTTACCTGATGACCTTTACGCAGACTGGACGCAGCGCCGTAGCTCATGTTTTCAGCCTGGATAACAACCTTTCCTGTCTGGTCACGCTGCTCCAGCACCACAGCAAGGACGGACAGGG TGAGGGGAAGGCTCGCAAAGCGGTGACATATAACTACGCCTGCATGCTGGTCTTACTGGTGGTGCAGAATTCTAATGAGCTGCGGATGATGGAACAATATGCCGCTCCGCTGCTCTCTATAGCCAAGGCTGATGACACCAATGCCAAGTTACAGG AGCTCAGTAAATGGTTGGAGCCAGTGGAGAAGCTTCGCTTTGAGATTGGCAGCATTCCCACCCTTATCGACTATATCAAACAG AATGTAGAAAATGTGTTAACTGCTGAGGGAACCGGGCTGGTCACTGCTCTGAGGGTCCTCTGTCACATCGCCTGCCCACCTCCTGCTGTAGAAG GTCAGCAGAGGGATCTGAAGTGGAGCCTTGCAGGAGTCCAGCTTTTCTCTGGGGAGGGTCTCGatacgtgtgtgcgtgtcctgCAGAAGCTATGCAGCGTGTTACTGCAGCCGTGGCGCGTGCACGGGCACATGGGTCCGACGCCGCAGCGCTGCATGATCCTCAGTATATGTATCAGCACGCTGCGGTTGCTTCGCACCATGCTCACCGAGCTGCTGCGCGGCGGAGCTTTCCAGTTCAGGGACACTCGCGTGGCCAGCGTGTTGGTGACGCTTCACATGATAGTGTGCTCCATTCCTGCTTCTGGGCGTCTTGATGGGGAGGAGACCAGAGTGCAAGTGCTCATTGTTGACGTCCTGCTCACCTTTACGCAGGGTGTTAATGAGGAG GTGACCCATACAGAAGAGACTCTGGCCAGCAACACGTGGTCTCTGATGCTAAAGGAGGTTTTGAGCTCACTTCTCAAAGCTTCTGAAGGCCTTTTCTCTGGTCTGACACTGCTGTCTGAGCTTCTGCCTCTTCCACTGCCAATGCATAGCACTCAG GTGACATCAGTCCAAGATGTGGCTGTAGCCTTAAACACAAGGAAGCTGTGGAGCATGCACATTCGCGCACAGTGGAAAGTGTTTTCCGAGGCATTCAAATGTGTGTGCACCACCACCTGCCCTCCTCTCCTGGCCATACTCAGGAGAGTGTGCGTTCAGCTGGCAGACTTGTCTTCACCCACTGCAAcacacatcatgaagaccctgctGGAGCTCCTGCTGGAGGAGCTGCAGCC GGCAGAGGGAAAAAGCGTCTCCTGGGCCCAGGTCCTGCGGCTCCTTTCTTTGATGGATACTCTGGTGTCTCAGAGAGCCTGTAAGAGTGCAACACTGCATCTGCTGTCCGGGTCAGTTTCTGGAGATGAACAGCTGGCCGACCTGTTCCCCTTGTTGTTGTCTCTGTTGGTTCCTCCAACGGATCACTCCATACATCAGCAGCAGTGCAGTGTACTAGTGGGGACAATATTACAGTCACTGTGTGACCAG GACATTTCTCTCGTGGTGTCTCCACCTGGTGAAAGCTGTGTGTCAGAGGCTGAGCAGCTGGCCAATGCACTTCCGGGACGAGAGATGATGTCATCGGTGTGCAGTTCTCTGTTGGAGGTTTTGGGGAACGCAGAGAGCAGCGTGCCCCTCCTCCTCACCTGCATCAGGACTTTGACATTCCTCACAGAGCACGACTACGGACTCTACCACCTCAAAGT TGCTCTGAAGAAACATGGCGCTGGGCTGTGCTCGCTGCTGAAGAGGCTGGTGTTGTCCTTCAACAAAGACTCAGCAGATCTGCTCTCATCTCTGCTCGACTTTCTCAGGCAGATCCTCCACACAGAACCAATG TGTGCTGAAGAGGGTCACGGCTCGAGCGAGGATCCTGCTTTTGTTCCTCCACGGTTGCTGTCGGGCTCTGAAATGAAAGCTCTGCTCCAGTGGGAGGAGTCAGAGTCACATCCAATACCTGCTTTGGAAAAACAGATAGCG AAACTATGTACAGATGACGATTCCCTGGAGACCATGTTGGAGAACGTGATTGCTCTGAGGCAGACGTTGCAGGCGGCCACAAACACGCCTCCTGCAGCTGACACCGAGCCCACTCTGCCAGCACCAGAAACACTCGGGGCCCAGTTTAATCACAG GACGGTTTTCATTCTGTCTGAAGCTCTGGATGAGCAGCTGAAGGCTCTGTGGTTCTCTCCGTTCCAGACTGATGACATTGAAACAGACCTTGATatg GTGAAGGTGGATCTGGTGGGTCTGGCTCAGGAGTGTTGTCCAGAACTGGACCTGAAGGCGGAGCTGGAGCGCTCCTTCTTGTCTGAGCCGTCCTCTCCGGGTCACACAAAACCTACGAAAGGCTTCCGGCTGGGCAAACACAAGCATGAGACGTTCATTACGTCTAG TGGGAAGTCTGACTACGTCGAGCCTGCAAAGAGAGCTCACATCATGGCTGCTCCTCGTGGCCGAGGAGGTCGAGGAGGGTTTGGGCAGAATGTCTCCCGACCGCATGATATCTTCCGCCTGCGCAAACAGAATACTTCCCGTCCTCCCAGCATGCACGTGGATGACTTTGTTGCAGCGGAGTTTAAAGACATTACGACCCCTCTAGGGCTTCTGCCTCCTAAACGACCTCCAAAAAGCGCCCCCAAACCTCCCACCAGAGGGCTGTTCACTGGTAACAGAGGCAGAGCTACTTTCCACAGCCAGACTCGCTTTTTCACTCCACCACAGCCTAAAGGTGTACTGCTGTCAG GAAACTACACTCGGAGAGAAGGAGGCCGAGGGTCATCGTGGAGCGGTCAGGTTCCAGCTGTTACTCACAGAGGGACCTACAGTGAACCCCGCGGAGGACAGAGCAACTTCACTCGAGGGCCACTGCCTTCTCGGCAATCCCCTGCAA GTGttatagggggaaaaaaaagtttgattcACTCGTTCCACACTTCAGGTGCGTATCGGCTGGCTCTTCGGGATCGAGCTCCACGCGGCAGAGGAGGTACTGGCCTGTCGTGGATTAGCGGCGGAGGAGGTGGCGGTGGTGCCGGGGGAGGCGTCGGTGGAGGCGGTGGAGGGGGAAGAGGATCTCAGGGGAGCAAGTTCAGCGGTGGAGGAGGGAGCGGAGGTGGGAGGGGCAGACATGTTCGCTCCTTCACCAGGTAA
- the virma gene encoding protein virilizer homolog isoform X3 encodes MAGDPSTELLFLDTFKHQSAELTNIDVVRFPCGVLITEVRVIPPGIKAHSNLPDSRAFGETSPHAFQLELFFNNVTKPNSPTFHRLGSLEYDENKSIVFRPSGKVNTDGLVLRGWYTTLTVAVYGTAERPHGHDQDSPPPPPPPPPQQPSGLKRILKQEWEKDDQYNGSPPRPAPRGPRTPPGPPPPDDDDEEQVQMTVGVAKEEPTEGRDDYLENVSPERSLPADETYSDAEQEEEAEEEEEEEEQEEEEDTRTEGSAPEEEDEEEEEEDEGEDEEEEMEEDNDGYEQISSDEDDLDNGSFKLQNFDMDYTPEDLASVPPVQYDPYERELRPLLYFTPPYKTRFDIQFEKATVEEPKEAGGAEGPAGGEEAEAVAQLKELLASIGDDRDARWVSALEEAPGLLAKGLAYLVKRGEGEIEDSVRVLVQWTLQALSMEVALKQPIALNLRQLKAGAKLASYLAECPQGLTMLLHEGVLNVLLELLHTDHVSSTLKLSILRALDALISAPAGVEAFLHAGNSEKSGYQRLVQLFLHEETVRVITAGNAILQKSHMYEVLVDLQHAAAALSEPQQEEMDDAESPMEEEPSLSSTALSEAELDRLAGALEELHHLLETAPHCMVQPPGKAFPTTARITGPQERDNPYPSLYRYMHACHFLESTTVVLSAAAAAGHLGVTQAVRELLRFLSLTQSGLLFLLAQPTPTNLLLRLLASMAESEAEESMCTGGEAGLIGPGCGEEGFGVWLIQALHALQGVSELMSHVATGGDGGAGLDEGDNPDILGTLHALYLMTFTQTGRSAVAHVFSLDNNLSCLVTLLQHHSKDGQGEGKARKAVTYNYACMLVLLVVQNSNELRMMEQYAAPLLSIAKADDTNAKLQELSKWLEPVEKLRFEIGSIPTLIDYIKQNVENVLTAEGTGLVTALRVLCHIACPPPAVEGQQRDLKWSLAGVQLFSGEGLDTCVRVLQKLCSVLLQPWRVHGHMGPTPQRCMILSICISTLRLLRTMLTELLRGGAFQFRDTRVASVLVTLHMIVCSIPASGRLDGEETRVQVLIVDVLLTFTQGVNEEVTHTEETLASNTWSLMLKEVLSSLLKASEGLFSGLTLLSELLPLPLPMHSTQVTSVQDVAVALNTRKLWSMHIRAQWKVFSEAFKCVCTTTCPPLLAILRRVCVQLADLSSPTATHIMKTLLELLLEELQPAEGKSVSWAQVLRLLSLMDTLVSQRACKSATLHLLSGSVSGDEQLADLFPLLLSLLVPPTDHSIHQQQCSVLVGTILQSLCDQDISLVVSPPGESCVSEAEQLANALPGREMMSSVCSSLLEVLGNAESSVPLLLTCIRTLTFLTEHDYGLYHLKVALKKHGAGLCSLLKRLVLSFNKDSADLLSSLLDFLRQILHTEPMCAEEGHGSSEDPAFVPPRLLSGSEMKALLQWEESESHPIPALEKQIAKLCTDDDSLETMLENVIALRQTLQAATNTPPAADTEPTLPAPETLGAQFNHRTVFILSEALDEQLKALWFSPFQTDDIETDLDMVKVDLVGLAQECCPELDLKAELERSFLSEPSSPGHTKPTKGFRLGKHKHETFITSSGKSDYVEPAKRAHIMAAPRGRGGRGGFGQNVSRPHDIFRLRKQNTSRPPSMHVDDFVAAEFKDITTPLGLLPPKRPPKSAPKPPTRGLFTGNRGRATFHSQTRFFTPPQPKGVLLSGNYTRREGGRGSSWSGQVPAVTHRGTYSEPRGGQSNFTRGPLPSRQSPASVIGGKKSLIHSFHTSGAYRLALRDRAPRGRGGTGLSWISGGGGGGGAGGGVGGGGGGGRGSQGSKFSGGGGSGGGRGRHVRSFTR; translated from the exons ATGGCGGGGGACCCTTCAACGGAGCTTCTTTTTCTGGATACGTTTAAGCATCAGAGTGCAGAG TTAACCAACATAGACGTGGTGCGGTTTCCTTGCGGGGtgctgatcacagaggtgcggGTCATTCCTCCAGGGATCAAAGCTCATAGTAACCTACCTGACAGCAGAGCGTTTGG agAGACTTCTCCTCATGCCTTCCAGTTGGAGCTGTTCTTCAATAATGTTACCAAACCCAACAGCCCCACCTTCCACAGACTGGGCAG TTTGGAATATGATGAAAACAAGTCCATTGTGTTCAGACCCAGCGGAAAG GTGAATACAGATGGCCTAGTGTTGCGTGGCTGGTACACAACTCTGACTGTTGCGGTGTACGGGACAGCGGAGCGGCCGCATGGACACGACCAAGActcacctcctccccctccaccaccaccccctCAACAGCCCAGCGGGCTCAAGAGGATCCTTAAACAAG AGTGGGAAAAAGATGACCAGTACAATGGCAGCCCACCAAGACCAGCACCCAGAGGGCCTCGCACCCCACCTGGTCCTCCACCCccggatgatgatgatgaggagcaGGTTCAAATGACGG TGGGCGTGGCCAAGGAAGAGCCGACCGAGGGCCGTGACGACTACCTGGAGAACGTGTCGCCTGAAAGATCGCTGCCCGCTGACGAGACGTACTCGGATGCtgaacaagaagaagaggccgaggaggaggaggaagaggaggagcaggaggaggaagaagatacACGGACTGAGGGGAGTGCgccggaggaggaggatgaagaagaggaggaggaggatgagggtgaggacgaggaagaggagatggaggaag ATAATGATGGCTATGAACAGATTTCCAGCGATGAGGACGATCTGGATAACGGCAGCTTCAAGTTGCAGAACTTTGACATGGACTACACTCCTGAGGATCTTGCATCTGTTCCACCGGTCCAGTACGACCCATATGAACGAGAACTCCGACCCTTGCTCTACTTCACGCCTCCATACAAAACTCGCTTTGATATACAGTTTGAGAAGGCCACTGTGGAGGAGCCCAAGGAGGCAGGTGGAGCAGAAGGACCAGCAGGAGGAGAGGAAGCTGAGGCTGTGGCTCAGCTGAAAGAACTCTTAGCTAGTATTGGTGATGACAGAGATGCACGATGGGTCAGTGCTCTGGAAGAGGCTCCTGGACTTCTGGCCAAAGGGTTGGCTTATTTAGTTAAaaggggagagggagagatagaGGACTCTGTTAGAGTTTTAGTCCAGTGGACTCTCCAAGCTCTCAGTATGGAGGTTGCTCTCAAACAGCCCATTGCCCTTAACCTCAGACAGCTGAAGGCTGGTGCTAAGCTAGCTTCATACCTGGCAGAGTGTCCTCAGGGTCTCACGATGCTGCTGCATGAAGGGGTTCTGAATGTGCTGCTGGAGCTGCTCCATACAGACCACGTCTCCTCCACACTGAAGCTGAGTATCCTAAGAGCTTTGGATGCTCTGATCAGCGCTCCTGCAGGGGTGGAGGCCTTCCTACATGCAGGAAATTCAGAGAAGAGTGGCTACCAG CGTCTGGTCCAGCTGTTCCTGCATGAGGAAACGGTGAGGGTCATAACAGCTGGAAATGCTATATTACAGAAAAGCCACATGTATGAGGTGCTGgttgacctacagcatgcagcAGCTGCATTGAGTGAACCACAACAG gaggagatggatgaTGCAGAGAGCCCTATGGAAGAGGAGCCTTCGCTAAGCTCCACCGCTCTGAGTGAGGCAGAGCTCGATAGGTTGGCAGGTGCTTTGGAAGAGCTACATCACCTGCTAGAAACAGCCCCTCATTGCATGGTGCAACCTCCTGGGAAAGCCTTCCCCACTACTGCTAGAATTACAGGGCCACAGGAGAGGGACAACCCCTACCCATCACTGTATAG GTATATGCATGCATGTCATTTTCTGGAGAGCACAACGGTGGTGTtgtcagcagctgctgcagccgGCCATCTTGGGGTCACTCAAGCTGTCAGAGAGCTTCTGCGCTTCCTGTCGCTCACCCAGTCGGGTCTGCTCTTCCTTCTCGCCCAGCCCACACCCACCAACCTGCTGTTGCGCCTCCTGGCGTCGATGGCAGAGTCCGAGGCAGAGGAGAGCATGTGTACTGGGGGAGAAGCGGGTCTGATTGGGCCAGGGTGCGGTGAAGAGGGCTTTGGCGTGTGGCTGATACAGGCCCTGCATGCTCTGCAAGGCGTGTCAGAACTCATGAGCCATGTGGCTACAGGAGGAGACGGTGGTGCAGGCCTAGATGAAGGTGACAATCCAGATATACTGGGCACGCTCCATGCGCTTTACCTGATGACCTTTACGCAGACTGGACGCAGCGCCGTAGCTCATGTTTTCAGCCTGGATAACAACCTTTCCTGTCTGGTCACGCTGCTCCAGCACCACAGCAAGGACGGACAGGG TGAGGGGAAGGCTCGCAAAGCGGTGACATATAACTACGCCTGCATGCTGGTCTTACTGGTGGTGCAGAATTCTAATGAGCTGCGGATGATGGAACAATATGCCGCTCCGCTGCTCTCTATAGCCAAGGCTGATGACACCAATGCCAAGTTACAGG AGCTCAGTAAATGGTTGGAGCCAGTGGAGAAGCTTCGCTTTGAGATTGGCAGCATTCCCACCCTTATCGACTATATCAAACAG AATGTAGAAAATGTGTTAACTGCTGAGGGAACCGGGCTGGTCACTGCTCTGAGGGTCCTCTGTCACATCGCCTGCCCACCTCCTGCTGTAGAAG GTCAGCAGAGGGATCTGAAGTGGAGCCTTGCAGGAGTCCAGCTTTTCTCTGGGGAGGGTCTCGatacgtgtgtgcgtgtcctgCAGAAGCTATGCAGCGTGTTACTGCAGCCGTGGCGCGTGCACGGGCACATGGGTCCGACGCCGCAGCGCTGCATGATCCTCAGTATATGTATCAGCACGCTGCGGTTGCTTCGCACCATGCTCACCGAGCTGCTGCGCGGCGGAGCTTTCCAGTTCAGGGACACTCGCGTGGCCAGCGTGTTGGTGACGCTTCACATGATAGTGTGCTCCATTCCTGCTTCTGGGCGTCTTGATGGGGAGGAGACCAGAGTGCAAGTGCTCATTGTTGACGTCCTGCTCACCTTTACGCAGGGTGTTAATGAGGAG GTGACCCATACAGAAGAGACTCTGGCCAGCAACACGTGGTCTCTGATGCTAAAGGAGGTTTTGAGCTCACTTCTCAAAGCTTCTGAAGGCCTTTTCTCTGGTCTGACACTGCTGTCTGAGCTTCTGCCTCTTCCACTGCCAATGCATAGCACTCAG GTGACATCAGTCCAAGATGTGGCTGTAGCCTTAAACACAAGGAAGCTGTGGAGCATGCACATTCGCGCACAGTGGAAAGTGTTTTCCGAGGCATTCAAATGTGTGTGCACCACCACCTGCCCTCCTCTCCTGGCCATACTCAGGAGAGTGTGCGTTCAGCTGGCAGACTTGTCTTCACCCACTGCAAcacacatcatgaagaccctgctGGAGCTCCTGCTGGAGGAGCTGCAGCC GGCAGAGGGAAAAAGCGTCTCCTGGGCCCAGGTCCTGCGGCTCCTTTCTTTGATGGATACTCTGGTGTCTCAGAGAGCCTGTAAGAGTGCAACACTGCATCTGCTGTCCGGGTCAGTTTCTGGAGATGAACAGCTGGCCGACCTGTTCCCCTTGTTGTTGTCTCTGTTGGTTCCTCCAACGGATCACTCCATACATCAGCAGCAGTGCAGTGTACTAGTGGGGACAATATTACAGTCACTGTGTGACCAG GACATTTCTCTCGTGGTGTCTCCACCTGGTGAAAGCTGTGTGTCAGAGGCTGAGCAGCTGGCCAATGCACTTCCGGGACGAGAGATGATGTCATCGGTGTGCAGTTCTCTGTTGGAGGTTTTGGGGAACGCAGAGAGCAGCGTGCCCCTCCTCCTCACCTGCATCAGGACTTTGACATTCCTCACAGAGCACGACTACGGACTCTACCACCTCAAAGT TGCTCTGAAGAAACATGGCGCTGGGCTGTGCTCGCTGCTGAAGAGGCTGGTGTTGTCCTTCAACAAAGACTCAGCAGATCTGCTCTCATCTCTGCTCGACTTTCTCAGGCAGATCCTCCACACAGAACCAATG TGTGCTGAAGAGGGTCACGGCTCGAGCGAGGATCCTGCTTTTGTTCCTCCACGGTTGCTGTCGGGCTCTGAAATGAAAGCTCTGCTCCAGTGGGAGGAGTCAGAGTCACATCCAATACCTGCTTTGGAAAAACAGATAGCG AAACTATGTACAGATGACGATTCCCTGGAGACCATGTTGGAGAACGTGATTGCTCTGAGGCAGACGTTGCAGGCGGCCACAAACACGCCTCCTGCAGCTGACACCGAGCCCACTCTGCCAGCACCAGAAACACTCGGGGCCCAGTTTAATCACAG GACGGTTTTCATTCTGTCTGAAGCTCTGGATGAGCAGCTGAAGGCTCTGTGGTTCTCTCCGTTCCAGACTGATGACATTGAAACAGACCTTGATatg GTGAAGGTGGATCTGGTGGGTCTGGCTCAGGAGTGTTGTCCAGAACTGGACCTGAAGGCGGAGCTGGAGCGCTCCTTCTTGTCTGAGCCGTCCTCTCCGGGTCACACAAAACCTACGAAAGGCTTCCGGCTGGGCAAACACAAGCATGAGACGTTCATTACGTCTAG TGGGAAGTCTGACTACGTCGAGCCTGCAAAGAGAGCTCACATCATGGCTGCTCCTCGTGGCCGAGGAGGTCGAGGAGGGTTTGGGCAGAATGTCTCCCGACCGCATGATATCTTCCGCCTGCGCAAACAGAATACTTCCCGTCCTCCCAGCATGCACGTGGATGACTTTGTTGCAGCGGAGTTTAAAGACATTACGACCCCTCTAGGGCTTCTGCCTCCTAAACGACCTCCAAAAAGCGCCCCCAAACCTCCCACCAGAGGGCTGTTCACTGGTAACAGAGGCAGAGCTACTTTCCACAGCCAGACTCGCTTTTTCACTCCACCACAGCCTAAAGGTGTACTGCTGTCAG GAAACTACACTCGGAGAGAAGGAGGCCGAGGGTCATCGTGGAGCGGTCAGGTTCCAGCTGTTACTCACAGAGGGACCTACAGTGAACCCCGCGGAGGACAGAGCAACTTCACTCGAGGGCCACTGCCTTCTCGGCAATCCCCTGCAA GTGttatagggggaaaaaaaagtttgattcACTCGTTCCACACTTCAGGTGCGTATCGGCTGGCTCTTCGGGATCGAGCTCCACGCGGCAGAGGAGGTACTGGCCTGTCGTGGATTAGCGGCGGAGGAGGTGGCGGTGGTGCCGGGGGAGGCGTCGGTGGAGGCGGTGGAGGGGGAAGAGGATCTCAGGGGAGCAAGTTCAGCGGTGGAGGAGGGAGCGGAGGTGGGAGGGGCAGACATGTTCGCTCCTTCACCAGGTAA